In Aquimarina sp. TRL1, a single window of DNA contains:
- a CDS encoding T9SS type A sorting domain-containing protein — protein sequence MKNLVIFTFLFLTSAHIWSQIPMEKAYEILLEKGVISQDKNQWVYGSQEVLPPNYSIRSFNKTIRSPKSHSWLFFIDEAPYANWEHPAQYIFFDVETARYEITKATTPPDMIREMKVLRKHIETRERFLDFAKQVNNIPCGTSSNKYAVIISGGWNQGNNHVRYWNDCSFVYKTLVNKYGYADANIYTLMSDGTNPAADISNGTNSNPDLDGDGDNDIQFSATHANITSVFNTLSGILDEDDELFIFTTDHGGVDTSGATAWDTLLYLWGETINDDEFATEVNKVNAGKISIVMEQCNSGGFIDDLSGPNRVIATAARHDELSWAGPTINTDEFVYYWTSAVNEAFPSGVFVGSDVNADGVVTKREAFDYAETQDSRPETPQFDEVPVNLGDQLTLNGTGDLYIMDNRTPYHSSSDTGIEPNPFSGPMYTSRDIWVRQNMDGGTSHQNPEYKTTSPNGVYVRVKNRGCAPISDGKLRVYFSKASTGLSWPTNWINFYDFTPGGSYLLHGDEITSIPLNIPNLNPGDETIIEIPWYPPNPNDFDYDKHHFCLIARVISQIDPIGVETSSVNSNTRNNNNVAWKNVSVYDANPSNNVSYTNVYVRNTDLKREDIIDLNFYDGIYGTNTTNHFLKHGNITATMSPELFERWKAYGDGRGIEVVGRNTIQIFEPKAVMTGIPLKPGETFSLQMQFKLFKDTPYRRPFIYDVVQSNKRGVIGGERFDIVYGQKEKDIFKENSKPAINLNVYPNPATKQLAITYQTEKTNNTVSFTLKNMEGDSLLSDEIKHQKKGVFTQQFDIASLRRGIYFLTITINGKTTVKKVFKK from the coding sequence ATGAAAAATCTAGTAATTTTCACATTTCTTTTTTTGACCAGCGCCCACATATGGTCGCAGATTCCAATGGAAAAAGCTTATGAAATTCTATTGGAAAAAGGAGTTATATCACAAGATAAAAACCAGTGGGTTTATGGTTCTCAGGAGGTTCTCCCTCCTAACTACAGCATTCGAAGTTTTAACAAAACCATTAGGAGTCCTAAATCACATTCCTGGCTCTTTTTTATTGATGAAGCGCCTTATGCTAACTGGGAACACCCTGCTCAATACATCTTTTTTGATGTAGAAACAGCTCGTTATGAAATTACCAAAGCTACTACTCCTCCTGATATGATCCGGGAGATGAAAGTATTGAGAAAACATATAGAAACCCGGGAACGCTTTCTAGATTTTGCAAAGCAGGTAAACAATATTCCTTGTGGTACTTCTTCTAATAAATATGCAGTAATTATCAGTGGAGGATGGAATCAGGGGAATAACCATGTAAGATACTGGAATGACTGCTCTTTCGTTTACAAAACTTTGGTTAACAAATACGGATATGCAGATGCTAATATTTATACATTGATGTCAGACGGAACTAATCCTGCAGCTGATATTTCCAACGGGACGAATTCTAATCCTGACCTCGACGGAGATGGGGACAATGACATTCAGTTTTCTGCTACGCATGCGAATATTACTTCAGTATTCAATACCTTATCTGGAATTCTGGATGAAGATGATGAACTTTTTATTTTTACTACTGACCATGGAGGTGTTGACACTTCTGGAGCAACTGCATGGGATACTTTATTATACCTTTGGGGAGAGACTATAAATGACGATGAATTTGCTACCGAGGTAAACAAAGTAAATGCTGGTAAAATTTCTATTGTAATGGAACAATGTAACAGTGGAGGGTTTATTGATGACCTTTCCGGACCAAATCGAGTGATTGCTACAGCTGCCAGACATGATGAACTGTCCTGGGCAGGTCCCACTATTAATACGGATGAATTCGTCTATTATTGGACATCTGCTGTCAATGAAGCTTTTCCTTCAGGGGTTTTTGTAGGTTCTGATGTAAATGCAGATGGGGTAGTTACTAAAAGAGAAGCTTTTGATTACGCAGAAACACAAGATTCCAGACCAGAAACCCCTCAATTTGATGAGGTTCCGGTTAACCTGGGAGATCAACTTACCCTAAATGGGACAGGGGATTTATACATTATGGATAATCGTACTCCTTATCACAGTAGTAGTGACACTGGAATAGAACCCAACCCATTTAGCGGACCCATGTACACGAGTAGAGATATCTGGGTACGTCAAAATATGGACGGAGGAACCAGCCATCAAAACCCGGAGTACAAAACGACCAGTCCTAATGGAGTATATGTACGAGTAAAAAACAGAGGTTGTGCTCCTATTTCAGATGGGAAACTACGTGTTTATTTCTCCAAGGCATCCACAGGTTTATCATGGCCGACAAACTGGATCAACTTTTATGATTTTACTCCTGGAGGTTCCTATCTATTACATGGGGATGAAATTACCAGTATTCCATTAAATATTCCGAATTTGAATCCCGGAGATGAAACTATTATTGAAATTCCATGGTATCCTCCAAATCCGAATGATTTTGATTATGACAAGCATCATTTTTGTCTAATCGCCAGAGTTATCTCTCAAATAGACCCGATTGGTGTAGAAACCTCATCTGTAAACAGTAATACCAGAAACAATAATAATGTTGCCTGGAAAAATGTATCTGTTTATGATGCCAACCCATCGAATAATGTAAGTTATACGAATGTATATGTGCGCAATACTGATCTTAAAAGAGAAGATATTATTGATCTGAACTTCTATGATGGAATATACGGAACCAATACGACCAACCATTTCTTAAAACACGGAAATATTACTGCCACAATGAGTCCGGAGTTATTCGAGCGCTGGAAAGCCTATGGAGATGGTAGAGGGATCGAAGTTGTTGGAAGAAATACCATTCAAATTTTCGAACCAAAAGCTGTAATGACGGGAATTCCTCTTAAACCCGGAGAAACATTCTCTTTACAAATGCAATTCAAATTATTCAAAGACACTCCATACCGACGTCCTTTTATTTATGATGTAGTTCAAAGTAACAAAAGAGGTGTTATCGGAGGGGAGCGTTTTGATATCGTATATGGTCAAAAAGAAAAGGATATATTCAAAGAAAACAGTAAACCTGCTATTAACTTGAATGTTTATCCGAATCCGGCCACCAAGCAACTAGCGATTACCTATCAAACAGAAAAAACCAATAATACGGTTTCCTTCACTTTGAAAAATATGGAAGGAGACTCTCTTCTTTCCGATGAAATCAAGCATCAGAAAAAAGGCGTTTTTACTCAACAGTTTGACATTGCCTCTTTGCGAAGAGGTATATATTTCTTGACCATTACAATAAACGGTAAAACAACGGTAAAAAAAGTATTCAAAAAATAG
- a CDS encoding 3-hydroxyanthranilate 3,4-dioxygenase gives MGIQKPFNLNQWIEENRDTLKPPVGNRNLYKDAGDYIVMIVAGPNARKDYHYNETEELFYQLEGEIEVHIQEEGVKKTMKLGPGDMYLHPAGVPHSPVRHEGSLGLVIERKRDHLEADDGLLWYCDHCNTKLHDVYFKLNDIEKDFLKHFKDFYSNKELRTCNNCGKEMPVDKRFIG, from the coding sequence ATGGGAATTCAAAAACCATTCAATCTCAATCAATGGATTGAGGAAAACAGAGATACATTAAAGCCTCCCGTAGGAAATAGAAATTTATATAAAGATGCTGGAGACTATATAGTAATGATTGTAGCAGGTCCTAATGCTAGAAAAGATTATCATTATAATGAAACAGAAGAGCTTTTTTATCAGTTAGAAGGAGAGATAGAAGTTCATATTCAGGAAGAAGGAGTAAAAAAAACGATGAAATTAGGACCTGGAGATATGTATTTGCACCCGGCAGGTGTTCCGCATTCACCAGTACGACATGAAGGTTCATTAGGTTTGGTTATCGAAAGAAAACGAGATCATTTAGAAGCAGATGATGGATTGTTATGGTACTGTGATCACTGCAATACCAAGTTGCATGATGTGTATTTCAAATTGAATGATATAGAAAAAGATTTCTTAAAACACTTTAAAGATTTCTATTCTAATAAAGAACTTCGTACCTGTAATAATTGTGGTAAAGAAATGCCGGTAGATAAGCGATTTATCGGGTAA
- a CDS encoding aldehyde dehydrogenase family protein, whose product MAAIATDFGIQEALQQLGVSEQNKGTSTGADWFSSGEEILSYSPVDGALIGKVFTTTQEDYEKVIQTATTAFASWRKVPAPQRGEIVRQFGEELRRLKEPLGKLVSYEMGKSYQEGLGEVQEMIDICDFAVGLSRQLHGLTMHSERPGHRMYEQYHPLGIVGIISAFNFPVAVWSWNTALAWICGDVCVWKPSEKTPLCGIACQNIITKVLQENNLPEGISCLVNGDYKVGEMITTDKRIPLVSATGSTRMGKIVASTVGQRLGKSLLELGGNNAIIVTPDADIKMTVIGAVFGAVGTAGQRCTSTRRLIIHESIYDKVKNAVVDAYKQLRIGNPLDENNHVGPLIDKDAVKGYQEALQKVVEEGGNIIVDGGVLSGEGYESGCYVKPAIAEANNTYEIVQHETFAPVLYLLKYSGEVENAIEIQNGVTQGLSSAIMTNNLREAERFLSAAGSDCGIANVNIGTSGAEIGGAFGGEKDTGGGRESGSDAWKVYMRRQTNTINYTTELPLAQGIKFDL is encoded by the coding sequence ATGGCAGCGATTGCAACAGATTTTGGAATTCAGGAAGCGCTACAACAGTTAGGTGTTTCTGAACAGAATAAAGGAACATCTACCGGAGCAGACTGGTTTTCTTCTGGAGAAGAAATCTTGTCTTATTCACCTGTTGATGGAGCATTGATAGGAAAAGTATTTACCACAACTCAGGAAGATTATGAAAAAGTTATTCAGACAGCAACAACAGCTTTTGCTTCTTGGAGAAAAGTACCGGCGCCTCAGCGAGGAGAAATTGTCAGACAATTTGGAGAAGAGTTAAGAAGATTAAAAGAACCTTTGGGGAAATTAGTCTCTTATGAAATGGGGAAATCCTACCAAGAAGGATTAGGAGAAGTGCAGGAAATGATTGATATCTGTGATTTTGCCGTTGGGTTATCTAGGCAGTTGCATGGATTGACAATGCATTCAGAGCGTCCGGGACATAGAATGTATGAGCAATATCACCCGCTGGGAATTGTAGGGATTATAAGTGCGTTTAACTTTCCGGTAGCTGTATGGTCATGGAATACAGCATTAGCATGGATATGTGGAGATGTATGTGTGTGGAAACCAAGTGAAAAAACACCACTTTGTGGGATTGCCTGTCAGAATATAATAACTAAGGTGTTACAAGAAAACAACCTACCTGAAGGAATCTCCTGTTTAGTTAATGGAGATTATAAGGTTGGAGAAATGATCACTACAGATAAGAGAATTCCTTTAGTTTCAGCTACAGGCTCAACCAGAATGGGGAAGATTGTTGCAAGTACAGTTGGACAACGATTAGGAAAATCATTGTTAGAATTAGGAGGGAATAATGCGATTATTGTGACACCCGATGCAGATATCAAGATGACAGTTATCGGAGCAGTTTTTGGAGCAGTTGGAACAGCAGGTCAGCGATGTACCTCTACACGTAGATTAATAATTCACGAATCTATTTATGACAAAGTGAAAAATGCAGTAGTAGATGCGTATAAGCAATTGAGAATAGGAAACCCGCTAGATGAGAATAATCATGTAGGTCCTCTTATTGATAAAGATGCTGTAAAAGGATATCAGGAAGCGTTACAAAAAGTAGTAGAAGAAGGAGGAAATATTATAGTAGATGGAGGTGTTTTATCAGGAGAAGGTTATGAAAGTGGTTGTTATGTAAAGCCAGCTATTGCAGAAGCAAACAACACTTATGAAATTGTACAACATGAGACCTTCGCTCCGGTATTATATCTGTTGAAATATAGTGGAGAAGTAGAAAATGCTATTGAAATACAAAATGGAGTGACACAAGGACTTTCTTCGGCAATTATGACAAATAACCTTAGAGAGGCAGAACGATTCTTATCAGCAGCAGGTTCTGATTGTGGGATTGCCAATGTAAATATAGGAACCTCAGGAGCTGAAATCGGAGGAGCATTCGGTGGAGAAAAAGATACCGGAGGAGGAAGAGAATCCGGTTCTGATGCCTGGAAAGTCTATATGAGGCGTCAGACAAATACAATAAATTATACTACAGAATTACCCTTAGCACAAGGTATTAAATTCGACCTCTAA